From a region of the Blochmannia endosymbiont of Camponotus modoc genome:
- the rsmH gene encoding 16S rRNA (cytosine(1402)-N(4))-methyltransferase RsmH translates to MFYIHYSHKSVLLNEAIQSLNIKATGIYIDGTFGSGGHSKLILSQLNERGRLLAIDKDLLAIKIGKCIAEQDDRFTIIHSSFSKMIKHVKNIGLIGSVDGILLDLGISTFQINDCSRGFSFMQDGLLDMRMDISSGISAAEWLSKASQENITWVLKTFGEERFAKNIAKVIVSKRRYTPIIRSIVLSKLICDAIPHRNMNKHPATKSFLAIRMFINNELEEIMQVLKDALVMLSPRGRLVVISFNSLEDRLVKYFIREHSCVLSIPPKLPLTNNQIFSKYKNKCQLKNIGKLTPSKQEIKRNIRARSAILRCAEKLLI, encoded by the coding sequence ATGTTCTATATTCACTACAGCCATAAAAGCGTATTGCTAAATGAAGCGATACAATCATTGAATATTAAAGCAACAGGAATATATATTGACGGAACGTTTGGATCAGGAGGTCATTCTAAATTAATTTTATCTCAATTAAATGAACGAGGTCGTTTGTTAGCAATAGATAAAGATTTATTGGCTATAAAAATTGGAAAGTGCATTGCTGAACAAGATGATAGATTTACTATAATACATAGTTCATTTTCCAAAATGATCAAACATGTTAAAAATATAGGATTGATTGGATCAGTGGATGGTATTTTACTAGATTTAGGGATCAGTACATTTCAGATAAATGATTGTAGCAGAGGATTTTCGTTCATGCAAGATGGTCTACTAGATATGCGGATGGATATTAGTAGTGGAATATCTGCTGCTGAATGGTTATCGAAGGCATCTCAAGAAAATATTACTTGGGTTTTAAAAACTTTTGGAGAAGAACGATTTGCAAAAAATATCGCTAAAGTTATAGTATCTAAAAGACGATATACGCCTATTATACGCTCGATTGTTTTATCTAAATTAATCTGCGATGCTATTCCGCATCGCAATATGAATAAGCATCCTGCAACTAAAAGTTTTCTAGCAATTAGAATGTTCATTAATAATGAACTAGAAGAAATAATGCAAGTATTGAAAGATGCATTGGTCATGTTGTCTCCACGAGGCAGATTGGTAGTAATTAGTTTTAATTCTCTAGAAGATCGATTGGTAAAATACTTCATTCGTGAACATAGTTGTGTTTTATCTATTCCTCCCAAGCTTCCATTAACAAATAATCAAATATTTAGTAAATATAAAAATAAGTGTCAATTAAAAAATATAGGAAAATTAACACCTTCAAAACAAGAAATTAAAAGAAATATACGTGCTCGTAGTGCGATATTACGTTGCGCTGAAAAATTGCTTATCTAA
- the ftsI gene encoding peptidoglycan glycosyltransferase FtsI — protein MKFKPYNFKIILNSKRFNLLYSCIFFVLIILLLRLAFLQIIYSDQLINEGNMRSLRVQSTLSTRGIITDRMGQLLAISIPSDSVWIDPQEISKNGGITADIRRWTELSQVLSISSDKLSSLISNHTTDHFLYLARQIDPAISKYISQLRLPGVYLQQGSKRYYPAGRATAHLVGVTDVDSQGIEGIEKSFDSWLTGQPKTRAIRKDRFGRAIEEITLNNGQAAQNIILSIDERLQHLAYRELNNAVHINKAESGSIVLIDINTGEILAMTNSPSYNPNNFLSIVNKSVMRNRAITDAFEPGSTVKPIVIMAALKHKIITKDTIMNTSPYILNGHQIKDVLYRRKLTIREILQKSSNVGVSKLALAMPAAVLVNTYLNFGMGKATNIGLVGESNGIYPYNRCWSDIERATFSYGYGLMITPLQLAKVYATIGGMGISRPLSIIRVDSSSVLGNQVFPRSLVRTVLDMMENVSLPSGGCQSAIKGYRVAVKTGTVKVVGSHGKYINKYIACAAGVAPASNPRFALAVVINDPKNGHYYGSMVSAPVFSAVMGNALKIMNVVPDFLQ, from the coding sequence ATGAAGTTTAAACCTTACAATTTTAAAATAATTTTAAATAGCAAACGTTTTAATTTATTGTATAGTTGTATTTTTTTTGTATTAATTATTTTGCTATTGAGATTAGCTTTTTTGCAAATTATTTATTCTGATCAGCTAATTAATGAAGGTAACATGCGTTCGTTACGCGTGCAAAGCACACTCTCTACTCGTGGTATTATTACTGATAGAATGGGTCAACTATTGGCAATTAGTATACCGTCTGATTCGGTTTGGATTGATCCTCAAGAAATTAGCAAAAATGGCGGTATTACTGCTGATATACGTCGTTGGACGGAATTATCTCAGGTATTATCTATATCATCAGATAAACTATCATCTCTTATTAGTAATCATACTACAGATCATTTTTTGTATTTAGCACGACAGATTGATCCTGCTATTTCTAAATACATTAGTCAACTTAGATTACCAGGAGTATATTTGCAACAAGGATCAAAAAGATATTATCCTGCTGGGCGTGCAACTGCACATTTGGTAGGAGTAACAGATGTAGATAGCCAAGGGATTGAAGGCATAGAAAAAAGTTTTGATTCTTGGTTGACTGGTCAACCCAAAACAAGAGCAATACGAAAAGATAGATTTGGTCGAGCAATTGAAGAAATTACTTTGAATAACGGTCAAGCTGCTCAAAATATTATTCTCAGTATCGACGAACGTCTGCAACATTTAGCATACCGTGAATTAAATAATGCTGTACATATAAATAAAGCAGAATCCGGCAGTATAGTATTGATAGATATCAATACCGGAGAAATTCTAGCTATGACAAACAGTCCGTCATATAATCCAAACAATTTTTTGTCCATTGTTAATAAATCTGTTATGCGTAACCGTGCTATTACTGATGCATTTGAACCAGGTTCTACAGTGAAACCTATTGTGATTATGGCTGCATTAAAACATAAGATAATCACAAAAGACACTATTATGAATACATCACCTTATATACTTAATGGGCATCAAATTAAGGATGTATTATATCGTAGAAAATTGACTATTAGAGAGATATTACAAAAATCTAGTAATGTTGGTGTTTCTAAATTAGCGTTAGCCATGCCTGCAGCAGTTTTAGTTAATACATATTTAAATTTTGGAATGGGTAAAGCAACAAATATAGGTTTAGTGGGAGAAAGTAATGGGATATATCCATATAATAGATGTTGGTCAGACATAGAACGCGCCACCTTTTCTTATGGATATGGTTTAATGATTACTCCGTTACAATTAGCTAAAGTTTATGCTACTATTGGTGGAATGGGGATATCTCGACCACTTTCTATTATACGAGTTGATTCTTCTTCGGTATTAGGAAATCAAGTTTTTCCAAGATCTTTAGTGCGAACTGTTTTAGACATGATGGAAAATGTGTCATTGCCAAGTGGTGGTTGTCAATCTGCAATTAAAGGATATAGGGTTGCTGTAAAAACTGGGACTGTTAAGGTAGTTGGATCACATGGGAAATATATTAATAAGTATATTGCATGTGCTGCTGGAGTAGCTCCAGCGAGTAATCCCAGATTTGCTTTAGCAGTAGTAATAAATGATCCTAAAAATGGTCATTATTATGGAAGTATGGTATCTGCACCAGTTTTTAGTGCAGTGATGGGTAATGCATTAAAAATCATGAACGTAGTGCCAGATTTTTTACAGTAA
- the ftsL gene encoding cell division protein FtsL, translated as MTEKKQYNLVSIIYDDLYLYGKWQLLLSLLVLISAMLVVLVTYQTRSMIIDREKLVLEKNNLDTEWRSLILEEKILSHHNRIERIAMDKLQMHYSELTQDNTLY; from the coding sequence ATGACGGAAAAGAAACAATATAATCTTGTTAGTATTATTTATGATGATTTATACTTATATGGTAAGTGGCAATTGCTTTTGTCATTGTTAGTATTAATATCAGCAATGTTGGTTGTTTTAGTGACTTATCAAACTAGATCTATGATTATAGATCGTGAAAAACTTGTGTTGGAAAAAAATAATTTGGATACTGAATGGAGAAGTTTAATTCTTGAAGAAAAAATATTATCTCACCATAATCGTATTGAACGTATCGCAATGGATAAATTACAAATGCATTACTCGGAACTAACTCAAGATAATACATTGTACTAA
- the murE gene encoding UDP-N-acetylmuramoyl-L-alanyl-D-glutamate--2,6-diaminopimelate ligase, with product MCDSRNLYKLFIPYVFNNPTSPALTGIELDSRNIVLGNLFVAVKGSKTDGRSYIDYAIEKGASAVLLESWNDMTIFKKYSYHLNKIPVVHVNHLPRYLSDIAGSFYNHPSRFLDLIGVTGTNGKTTITHLLARWVQLLGEKSAVMGTLGNGMLNNMCLSYNTTCSSIDAQKILAQFVKDKITFVAMEVSSHGLNQYRVDALYFKAAIFTNLSHDHLDYHGNVMQYSMSKWRLFDELCVEKYIINADDPIGCRWLYYFPQAIAVTITSNLPCFWKGKWIRVVNVNYNVRGTNIIFDSSWGNGVIHSQLLGEFNVSNVLLALGTLLVLGYPLSLLVHTSSQLQPVAGRMEVFRSHGYPTVIVDYAHTPDALEKVLISIRRFYYCGQLWCVFGCGGDRDPSKRALMGCIVSRYADYIIITNDNPRTEEPQSIINDITRGITHPKKIIKIIQNRYCAIQTAILKASLEDIILISGKGHEKYQIIGNNRIYHSDQDIVENFLKNDVIL from the coding sequence ATGTGTGATTCACGTAATTTATATAAATTATTTATTCCGTATGTTTTTAATAATCCTACTAGTCCTGCATTGACGGGGATAGAATTGGATAGTCGTAACATTGTATTGGGAAATTTATTTGTAGCAGTTAAAGGTTCTAAGACTGATGGAAGATCATATATTGACTATGCGATCGAAAAGGGAGCTTCGGCAGTTTTATTAGAATCTTGGAACGATATGACGATATTTAAAAAATATAGTTATCATTTAAATAAAATACCTGTGGTCCATGTTAATCATTTACCACGGTATTTGTCCGATATAGCAGGTAGTTTTTATAATCATCCGTCACGTTTTTTGGATTTAATTGGTGTTACTGGTACCAATGGAAAAACTACTATAACGCATTTGTTAGCTCGTTGGGTCCAATTATTAGGGGAAAAAAGTGCTGTGATGGGTACTTTAGGTAACGGAATGTTAAATAATATGTGTTTATCTTATAATACAACATGCTCTTCTATTGATGCTCAAAAAATATTAGCTCAGTTTGTTAAAGATAAGATTACCTTTGTTGCTATGGAGGTGTCATCACATGGATTAAATCAATATCGTGTGGATGCTTTATATTTTAAAGCAGCTATATTTACTAATTTAAGCCATGATCACTTAGATTATCATGGTAACGTTATGCAATACTCTATGTCTAAATGGCGGTTATTTGATGAATTATGTGTAGAAAAATATATAATTAATGCTGATGACCCCATTGGTTGTCGATGGTTATATTATTTTCCTCAAGCGATTGCAGTAACAATAACAAGCAATTTACCATGTTTTTGGAAAGGTAAATGGATACGTGTGGTTAATGTCAATTATAATGTTCGTGGTACGAATATAATCTTTGATTCAAGTTGGGGGAATGGAGTAATTCATAGTCAATTATTAGGAGAATTCAACGTTAGCAATGTATTATTAGCCTTAGGTACGTTATTAGTATTAGGGTATCCTCTATCATTATTGGTACATACGTCATCTCAATTACAACCAGTAGCTGGTAGAATGGAAGTATTTCGTTCTCATGGATACCCGACGGTTATAGTAGATTATGCACATACTCCGGATGCGTTAGAAAAAGTTCTAATTTCAATTAGACGATTTTATTATTGTGGTCAACTATGGTGTGTTTTTGGTTGCGGAGGCGATAGAGATCCAAGTAAACGTGCTTTAATGGGTTGCATTGTAAGCCGGTATGCTGATTATATAATTATTACCAATGATAATCCGCGCACGGAAGAACCGCAATCGATTATAAATGATATTACTCGTGGCATAACACACCCAAAAAAAATCATCAAAATTATTCAAAATCGTTACTGTGCGATACAGACTGCTATTTTAAAGGCATCTTTAGAAGATATAATATTAATTTCTGGAAAAGGTCATGAAAAATACCAAATTATCGGAAATAATCGCATATATCATTCTGATCAAGACATAGTAGAAAATTTTTTAAAGAACGATGTTATTTTATGA